In Dyadobacter sp. NIV53, a single window of DNA contains:
- a CDS encoding sensor histidine kinase, protein MDRSRIWMDILYHPAVDDYVQGARTLFLDHTFIIRLFLAFFLTFCFIFYLNTFVLIPQLYLKQKYLIYAGIFLTGFILIFYTQPFENLIFKKFHTIELQRPDMDREMFRPPPPPDMDFEDHGRAATRGGGPTGDGTNGTAVDFVSLVLFVVVWAVALATRISEQWRLSEKRVILSEADKAQAELSFFKAQINPHFLFNTLNNIYSLAISNSEHTAPSILKLSKMMRYITEEATENFVPLEDEIICLENYVDLQRLRLNAKTKVDFNVKGSFVNKKIAPLILMTFVENAFKYGVSNRYENLIEINVDVTEKTILFFCKNTIFQTNVQNERKGIGIANTQKRLDFLYPNRYEFKINQQEKIFEVNLELQTEG, encoded by the coding sequence TTGGATCGTTCACGTATTTGGATGGATATTCTTTATCATCCTGCCGTTGATGATTATGTCCAGGGAGCCCGAACCTTATTCCTGGATCACACTTTTATCATCAGGCTCTTTCTGGCTTTTTTCCTGACTTTCTGTTTTATCTTTTACCTCAATACTTTTGTTTTAATACCACAGCTTTATTTAAAGCAAAAATATTTGATCTATGCCGGCATTTTCCTGACTGGCTTTATATTGATTTTTTACACACAACCATTTGAAAATCTTATATTTAAAAAATTTCACACGATAGAATTACAGCGTCCGGACATGGATAGGGAAATGTTTCGTCCGCCGCCGCCGCCCGATATGGATTTTGAAGATCATGGTAGGGCGGCCACAAGGGGAGGCGGCCCGACGGGTGATGGAACGAATGGAACAGCGGTTGATTTTGTCAGCCTGGTTTTGTTTGTAGTTGTGTGGGCTGTTGCTCTGGCAACCCGGATCTCAGAGCAATGGCGTCTTTCCGAGAAACGGGTGATATTATCGGAAGCTGATAAGGCGCAGGCCGAATTATCATTTTTCAAAGCCCAGATCAATCCGCATTTTTTATTCAATACGCTTAATAATATTTACTCACTGGCCATAAGTAATAGTGAACATACGGCTCCAAGTATATTGAAACTATCAAAAATGATGCGGTACATTACGGAAGAAGCAACCGAAAATTTTGTCCCGCTTGAAGATGAAATAATTTGTCTGGAAAATTATGTGGATTTGCAAAGGCTCCGGCTTAACGCCAAAACAAAAGTAGATTTTAATGTAAAAGGCTCATTTGTCAATAAAAAAATTGCACCGCTTATCCTGATGACTTTTGTTGAAAATGCATTTAAATATGGTGTAAGCAACCGGTACGAAAATCTGATTGAAATCAATGTGGACGTTACAGAAAAAACCATTTTATTCTTTTGTAAAAACACAATTTTTCAAACCAATGTGCAAAATGAAAGGAAAGGAATAGGTATTGCCAATACACAAAAACGATTGGATTTTTTGTATCCAAACCGCTATGAGTTTAAAATAAATCAGCAGGAAAAAATATTTGAAGTGAATCTCGAACTTCAAACGGAAGGCTAA
- a CDS encoding ABC transporter ATP-binding protein, which yields MQIIETTDVSKRYVMGSEVIQALKSVTISVNRGEYVAFMGPSGSGKSTLMNIIGCLDTPSTGRYILNNKDVSDMTESELAEIRNKEIGFVFQTFNLLPRMSSLDNVALPLIYAGLNKADRTEKAMLSLKNVGLENRAGHRPNELSGGQRQRVAIARALVNDPSILLADEPTGNLDSKTSYEIMDLFDQLYSKGNTIVMVTHEEDIAHYAHRIVRLRDGLVESDTINPNPTKVSALV from the coding sequence ATGCAAATTATAGAAACTACTGATGTCTCAAAGCGTTATGTCATGGGCAGCGAAGTAATTCAGGCGCTCAAATCTGTTACTATTTCGGTCAACAGAGGAGAATATGTTGCTTTTATGGGTCCTTCCGGTTCAGGAAAATCTACGCTGATGAATATTATTGGTTGTTTGGATACGCCTTCTACCGGCCGTTATATTTTGAATAATAAGGATGTCAGCGATATGACTGAAAGTGAACTTGCCGAAATCCGTAACAAAGAAATTGGCTTTGTATTTCAGACTTTTAATCTTCTGCCAAGAATGTCTTCGCTTGATAATGTTGCACTTCCCCTGATTTATGCCGGGTTGAACAAAGCAGACAGAACTGAAAAAGCAATGCTTTCTTTAAAAAATGTAGGTCTGGAAAACCGAGCAGGACATAGACCAAACGAACTTTCGGGTGGGCAAAGGCAGCGTGTTGCTATTGCCAGGGCGCTTGTTAATGACCCAAGTATATTATTGGCGGATGAACCAACCGGAAACCTGGATTCGAAAACCTCTTATGAAATTATGGATCTTTTTGATCAGTTATATAGTAAAGGAAATACGATCGTAATGGTTACCCACGAGGAGGATATTGCGCATTATGCTCACAGGATTGTCAGGTTAAGAGACGGTTTGGTAGAATCAGACACGATCAATCCAAATCCAACAAAGGTGAGTGCGCTGGTATAG
- a CDS encoding LytTR family DNA-binding domain-containing protein has product MKCIAIDDEPLALDLLQKYISGFSELELLATFDDAVEGAVFLKNNRIDLLFVDINMPDLTGLDLVAGLECKPMIIFTTAHKKFALEGFELEALDYLLKPITIERFEKAVNRAIEQFELRKSVATTTPETLIVRSEYKMVKIELTDIEYIEAMEDYIKIHLRSTTHPILTLMSLKGILEILPQAKFSRIHRSYIVPNTLVKSIQNKKVRLITDQELPVSDSYLDFIEKWKNGKGN; this is encoded by the coding sequence ATGAAATGTATTGCCATTGATGATGAACCGCTTGCGCTGGATCTGCTGCAAAAGTACATTTCCGGTTTTTCTGAATTAGAATTACTGGCAACTTTTGATGATGCCGTCGAAGGTGCAGTGTTTCTGAAAAACAACAGAATCGATTTATTGTTCGTGGATATCAATATGCCCGATCTGACTGGTCTGGATTTGGTGGCCGGACTGGAATGCAAGCCCATGATCATTTTTACAACTGCCCACAAAAAATTTGCACTCGAAGGATTTGAACTCGAAGCCCTGGATTATTTATTAAAGCCTATTACGATAGAACGCTTTGAGAAAGCTGTAAACCGGGCAATCGAGCAGTTTGAACTCAGAAAATCAGTAGCAACAACTACTCCGGAAACACTGATTGTGCGCTCTGAATACAAAATGGTGAAAATAGAACTTACTGATATTGAATACATTGAAGCAATGGAGGATTATATTAAAATTCATTTGCGAAGTACAACACATCCAATTCTGACTTTGATGTCATTAAAAGGAATTTTAGAAATACTTCCCCAGGCAAAGTTCAGCCGGATTCACCGGAGTTACATTGTGCCAAATACGCTGGTAAAATCCATTCAGAATAAGAAAGTCAGGTTGATTACTGATCAGGAATTACCTGTGAGTGACAGTTACCTGGATTTCATTGAAAAGTGGAAAAACGGAAAAGGGAATTAA
- a CDS encoding intradiol ring-cleavage dioxygenase — protein sequence MERKEFLKRGFSALGLAAIVPMISCSSSTVDPVDTTTGTTIDTTGTTTGTTTGTCTSTVSETEGPFPTKVPASYVLTDITSDRQGAKITINITIQNKNNSCAALSGALVDIWHCDAAGNYSEYGGTGMQSTNYQSVHFLRGRQTTDANGLVNFTSIFPGWYSGRAPHIHVHVYNSSGKSLLVTQIAFPADVCKVVYAQGVYASHGQADTTNATDNVFGDGVTTEMSTVTGSVAAGYVLAHTIVVSA from the coding sequence ATGGAACGTAAAGAATTTTTAAAGAGAGGTTTTTCAGCATTAGGGCTTGCAGCAATTGTCCCGATGATAAGCTGTTCTAGCAGTACCGTAGATCCCGTTGACACAACAACCGGAACTACTATAGATACCACAGGAACGACTACCGGCACAACTACCGGAACCTGTACATCCACGGTTTCAGAAACGGAAGGGCCATTTCCTACCAAAGTACCCGCCAGTTATGTTTTGACTGACATTACATCAGACAGGCAGGGTGCCAAAATAACAATTAATATTACCATTCAGAACAAAAACAATAGCTGTGCCGCTTTATCAGGAGCATTGGTTGATATCTGGCATTGTGATGCAGCAGGTAATTATTCGGAATACGGTGGTACTGGCATGCAGTCAACAAATTACCAGAGCGTTCACTTTTTGAGAGGAAGACAAACCACGGATGCCAACGGATTGGTAAACTTCACGAGTATTTTTCCGGGATGGTATTCGGGCAGAGCCCCGCATATCCATGTCCATGTATACAACTCAAGTGGTAAATCTTTGTTGGTTACACAAATTGCATTTCCTGCCGATGTGTGTAAAGTGGTCTATGCACAAGGCGTTTATGCAAGTCATGGACAAGCTGATACAACCAATGCAACGGATAATGTTTTTGGAGATGGTGTTACGACTGAAATGTCAACGGTAACAGGAAGCGTTGCTGCCGGATATGTATTGGCGCATACGATTGTGGTAAGTGCGTAG
- the atpC gene encoding ATP synthase F1 subunit epsilon yields the protein MHLEIITPDKKVFAGEANAVTLPGTEGQFQVLNRHAPLVSTLGKGNVVVDISGTKHTYVIDGGVVEVLHNNVLVLAEAVI from the coding sequence ATGCATTTAGAAATAATTACCCCAGATAAAAAAGTGTTTGCCGGCGAGGCAAATGCCGTTACATTACCGGGTACCGAAGGACAGTTTCAGGTTCTGAACCGCCATGCACCGCTTGTGAGTACACTTGGTAAAGGCAATGTTGTGGTAGATATCAGTGGCACAAAGCATACCTATGTCATTGATGGCGGAGTTGTAGAAGTGCTGCACAACAACGTTCTGGTTCTGGCAGAAGCTGTTATATAG
- the atpD gene encoding F0F1 ATP synthase subunit beta, whose amino-acid sequence MANATNTGKITQVIGPVVDVSFEDSGRIPAILDALEVIKANGQRVVLECQQHLGEDRIRTIAMDSTEGMQRGMTVTPLGAPIQMPTGEAIKGRLFNVIGETIDGLTTIDSTGNGVSIHRAAPKYEDLATATEVLFTGIKVIDLIAPYVKGGKIGLFGGAGVGKTVLIQELINNIAKAYEGLSVFAGVGERTREGNDLMREMIEAGIIRYGDEFKHSMEEGGWDISKVDYEVLKESQATFVFGQMNEPPGARARVALSALTVAEYFRDGDGEGQGRDILFFIDNIFRFTQAGSEVSALLGRMPSAVGYQPTLATEMGQMQERITSTKRGSITSVQAVYVPADDLTDPAPATTFTHLDATTTLSRKVAEKGIYPAVDPLDSVSRILNAETLGAAHYDCAQRVKNILQRYKELQDIIAILGMEELSDEDKLIVSRARRVERFLSQPFFVAEQFTGLKGVLVDINDTIKGFNLIMDGGYDHLPEMAFNLVGTIEDAQAKGEKMLAEASNRS is encoded by the coding sequence ATGGCAAACGCAACAAATACAGGAAAAATTACCCAGGTAATTGGACCAGTTGTAGACGTATCGTTTGAAGACAGCGGACGCATCCCTGCTATTCTTGATGCGTTGGAAGTCATCAAAGCAAACGGTCAAAGAGTAGTTCTTGAGTGTCAGCAGCACTTGGGTGAAGACAGAATTCGTACCATCGCAATGGATAGTACAGAAGGTATGCAACGCGGAATGACAGTGACTCCATTGGGTGCTCCGATCCAGATGCCAACAGGCGAAGCGATCAAGGGCCGTCTGTTTAATGTAATTGGCGAGACTATCGACGGTCTTACGACAATTGATTCGACAGGTAATGGTGTTTCTATTCACCGTGCAGCTCCTAAATACGAAGATCTGGCAACGGCTACCGAAGTACTTTTTACAGGTATTAAAGTAATCGATCTAATTGCTCCTTATGTAAAAGGCGGTAAAATCGGTTTGTTTGGTGGTGCGGGTGTTGGTAAAACCGTATTGATCCAGGAACTGATCAACAATATTGCAAAAGCATACGAAGGTCTTTCTGTATTTGCAGGTGTTGGAGAACGCACCCGTGAAGGAAATGACTTAATGCGTGAAATGATCGAAGCTGGTATCATCAGATATGGCGACGAGTTCAAACACAGCATGGAAGAAGGCGGATGGGATATTTCCAAAGTAGATTATGAAGTGCTGAAAGAATCGCAGGCTACTTTCGTTTTCGGACAAATGAACGAACCTCCTGGCGCGCGTGCACGTGTTGCTTTGTCAGCACTTACAGTAGCTGAATATTTCCGTGACGGAGATGGCGAAGGACAAGGCCGTGATATTCTTTTCTTTATTGATAATATCTTCCGTTTTACACAAGCGGGTTCTGAAGTATCGGCCCTTTTGGGGCGTATGCCTTCGGCGGTAGGTTATCAGCCAACTCTGGCAACAGAAATGGGCCAGATGCAGGAACGTATCACCTCTACAAAACGCGGATCAATTACTTCTGTACAAGCGGTTTACGTACCTGCGGATGATTTAACTGACCCTGCTCCTGCTACAACATTTACCCACTTGGACGCAACTACGACACTTAGCCGTAAAGTTGCAGAAAAAGGTATTTATCCGGCAGTGGATCCATTGGATTCAGTTTCACGTATTTTGAACGCTGAAACATTGGGTGCTGCACATTACGATTGTGCACAGCGTGTAAAAAATATTTTGCAGCGTTATAAAGAATTGCAGGATATTATTGCGATCCTTGGTATGGAAGAACTTTCAGACGAAGACAAACTGATCGTATCACGTGCCCGTCGTGTAGAGCGTTTCCTTTCACAACCTTTCTTTGTAGCTGAACAGTTTACTGGCTTAAAAGGGGTGTTGGTAGATATCAACGATACTATCAAAGGTTTCAATCTGATTATGGACGGCGGTTATGACCATCTTCCTGAAATGGCTTTCAACCTGGTTGGAACTATTGAAGATGCTCAGGCAAAAGGAGAAAAAATGCTTGCAGAAGCCAGCAACAGATCATAA
- a CDS encoding RluA family pseudouridine synthase yields the protein MKINFKDIILFENEDFLLVNKPPHLATLDERTADRGGSLLRLAKEYNPELQAAHRLDKETSGVLAFAKNPEAYRHLAMQFEHREVTKRYHAVANGIHNLDSISVYLPILALKNGTAVKIDRAEGKVAETIFNTMRVYRGYTLVECIPITGRMHQIRIHLSCLKAPIVCDPQYGGEPIFLSGLKRKFNLKKETEEQPLIQRVALHAYSLSFALMNGEPVKIEAPYPKDFEVLVKQLNKFGV from the coding sequence ATGAAAATCAATTTTAAGGATATTATATTATTTGAAAACGAAGACTTTTTGCTCGTTAATAAGCCGCCACATCTGGCAACACTGGATGAAAGAACCGCAGACAGGGGAGGAAGTTTGCTAAGGCTGGCAAAGGAATATAATCCGGAATTACAGGCGGCACATCGTCTGGACAAGGAAACATCGGGCGTACTGGCATTTGCCAAAAACCCGGAAGCATACCGTCATCTTGCAATGCAGTTTGAACACCGTGAAGTTACCAAGCGTTATCATGCAGTAGCCAACGGAATCCATAATCTGGACAGCATTTCCGTTTACCTTCCTATTCTGGCTTTAAAAAACGGAACAGCCGTAAAAATCGACAGGGCAGAAGGAAAAGTAGCAGAGACAATTTTTAATACAATGAGGGTGTACCGCGGTTACACGCTTGTGGAATGTATCCCCATTACTGGCCGAATGCACCAGATACGCATCCATTTGTCCTGTCTGAAAGCGCCGATCGTTTGTGATCCGCAGTACGGAGGAGAGCCGATATTTTTATCCGGTTTAAAACGGAAGTTTAATCTTAAGAAAGAAACCGAAGAACAGCCGCTTATCCAGCGTGTTGCCTTGCATGCATATTCACTGTCATTTGCATTAATGAACGGAGAGCCGGTTAAAATTGAAGCACCGTATCCCAAAGATTTTGAGGTACTTGTAAAGCAGTTGAATAAGTTTGGGGTATAG